From the Lolium rigidum isolate FL_2022 chromosome 2, APGP_CSIRO_Lrig_0.1, whole genome shotgun sequence genome, one window contains:
- the LOC124688435 gene encoding protein CURVATURE THYLAKOID 1D, chloroplastic-like — translation MEALVSTAGGSAPLSFASVHRRRAPASVAVRDPARGWRCRCARPAAPDPVPSEEPASGSGTTVVVADKPAEEPEVGAVSDGSGGAVEATVVDAPVSSSVEAPEESAGVDDILGKLDIEVTPTYVLFGGGALLALLILSKIVSAIDSVPLLPKVLELIGTGYSVWFTAKYLLFKESRDELFAKFEDLKDRII, via the exons ATGGAGGCTCTCGTTTCCACTGCCGGCGGTTCCGCTCCCCTGTCCTTCGCCAGCGTCCACCGCCGCCGAGCGCCTGCATCTGTGGCCGTCCGCGACCCGGCCCGAGGCTGGCGCTGCCGGTGCGCCAGGCCGGCCGCGCCTGACCCCGTGCCGTCCGAGGAGCCCGCGTCTGGGTCAGGGACCACCGTCGTTGTCGCGGACAAGCCTGCAGAGGAGCCTGAGGTGGGAGCGGTTTCTGATGGAAGCGGCGGCGCTGTGGAGGCGACGGTGGTGGATGCGCCGGTGTCTTCGTCGGTGGAGGCGCCTGAGGAGAGCGCCGGCGTGGACGACATACTGGGCAAG TTGGACATCGAAGTGACACCCACTTATGTCCTGTTCGGTGGTGGCGCTTTGCTTGCTCTGTTGATCCTGTCGAAAATTGTTTCTGCAATTGATTCGGTTCCCCTG CTCCCAAAAGTGCTGGAACTCATAGGAACTGGCTACTCAGTCTGGTTCACCGCAAAGTACCTCCTCTTCAAG GAAAGCAGAGACGAATTGTTTGCAAAATTTGAAGATCTCAAAGATAGGATCATTTAA
- the LOC124688436 gene encoding chaperone protein DnaJ codes for MLWEWEDGEEAGRQSDEVPVDFDFISLLSKPKDYYKILEVDYDASEETIRSSYIRLALKWHPDKKQGEEKATSRFQDINEAYQVLSNPIKRQEYDKKGVLYVQDQNAADYLNRHKGLILTCNGLGVRYSVW; via the exons ATGTTGTGGGAGtgggaggacggcgaggaggcggggCGGCAGAGCGACGAGGTTCCCGTCGATTTCGACTTcatctctctcctctccaagcccAAG GATTACTACAAGATATTGGAAGTTGATTATGATGCGTCAGAGGAGACAATCAGGTCGAGCTATATCCGTCTTGCACTG AAATGGCACCCTGACAAGAAACAAGGGGAAGAAAAGGCAACATCCAGATTTCAGGACATTAATGAGGCATACCAAG TTCTCAGCAATCCAATAAAACGACAGGAGTACGACAAGAAAGGCGTTTTGTATGTTCAGGATCAGAATGCAGCA GATTACCTTAACCGACACAAGGGTTTAATACTTACATGCAATGGCCTTGGTGTAAGGTACTCAGTATGGTGA